Sequence from the Plasmodium relictum strain SGS1 genome assembly, chromosome: 6 genome:
tttacttaaaaactttttattttctatagaTTACGTTAATAAAGTATACTTTTTCTCTaactaaaaatgaaaaatataaaatatatactttttattcctttttatCTAGGATTAAAAACTGCAAAAAAGAAAGTATGAACCACTAAAATCTGTTAAATATCATGTATCAATTCTAGAAAAAACattcatttcattttttttagaaaaaactagcgaattaaaagaatgaaaacattttaaattgacaatgaattaattttttttattatattaaaaatatattttttttttttttttatataaattgtttctaattatatattttgtgtAATTCgcaatttttataaaaacatcCCTTTTTATTTCTACTAAATATGATGTggaaaacttttttttttataacaatcTTACATGACATTTTTCTACatgtaattatttaaataattacaaaaatttaatttttttagtaatttaaaaatattaattgaTGTTATTAAAGCCAATATATTCCACGTAATTATCttctattaaattttttatgagATAAATCAagatttattctatttttttattttcctgtacttgttaaaaatttatttttatgttaattAGAATAGCTCTAGAGACcccatttttctttttaatgtactctaaaattttgtaattatttaaaaaaaaaatagtcaAAAATGAAGGTTTTTAATATCtgcttttatttattaattttaaaattatatatgtgtcaaaaaaatgaaaatttaataaataattctgATAGTACTACATATATAAATCCACAAAAACATAATTTAAGAAATGGGTATGCAGATAATAATCCTTTAATTCAGGTTCTTAATGAATCAATAAGAAATGGAAATTTACAAACTTTACATAATCCTAATAAGCTTGAGAAAAGTCAAGGACCTTCGAATCttgatgaaaattttaaatttcaaGATTTTGTTGAATTTACGCAAGGGCAAGATGACACACTGGATTCTGAGGATCCCTCTGAAGATCTAGTAATAAAAAGAGATGGAGAATTAACTATTCAAACAGTTAGAACCACACATGTATCAGATAGCAGAGACAGTAAAGCTGAAGAGCAAAAATTAGGAGAATCTAGTGTTGAgggaaaagaaaaatcacAAGATTTAACCATTTCATCAATGTTAGAATCATTAGGATTAGATTCATCAGAATCCCTAGTTTCAAAAGGAATAGAATCTATAGCAGGTGTGGCAAATACACTAGTATCATTAATTCCAAAAGTACCCGAAACAGTTGATGAAACTCAAACCTTAAATAGATCGGATTGTGTTACTAATTCCGTTTCCTTAGATTCAGGAGGCCCAGTAAGTGAAGAGACAGTTGCATCTTCTTTATCATTGGATAACAAGACAGTAACAGAAGGAACAAATGCTCAAGGAAATATGCCTGGAGTAACAAATAGTGGCAGAGAAGTAGCAGCTGGTTCTCCAGACGAAACGGAACATAAAGAAAGTGCTATATTAACGAAAGAAGACAAAACTGGAAGAACAGAGAGTCCCCAATCTAGAGATGCAGAGAGGGATGTCAGTGGTGAAGATCCAAGTCATTTAGGAAGGAAAGAAGTAGATGACGCATTAGATGCACATAGAAAAGAAGATCAAGGAAAATTAGATACAGATGTACTAACTAATCAACAAGAAACATCACCATCATCGGCACAATCACAACAAGAATCACAGCAATTACAACCAGAACAAGCAAAAGAACAATCGCAACCAAAACCACAAGAGCTTCATCAAAATATCACAGAAGTAGAATCTGGTGGAGCTAGTGTTAGCCATAGCAATGGAAAAGGTCAACCACCAACAGGAAGTAGAGATACGAAATTAGAAGATTCTGCAGAAAAGGATAGAAGAACAGAGGCTTTTTCTAAAGGAGGAAATGGTGAAAATGATGCAGAGATATTACAAGTGAATACAATACCACTAGAATCTAACATCCAAGCAAGCCAAAGAGATCCACAATCAGCATCACAAGATACGTTAAATTTAGAAAACGTTACTGTGAATCAAAATCCAGTAGTTGAAAAAGTAGGTGATTCTCAAGGGGAAGGTAGTAATCCCCAATTAAATCCACAACAAAGTGTTTCAGAAAAATCAAAAGAATTGGAACATTCACAAGGacaaaaaatttcattagaATTAGCAGAGGAAATGGTATCAAGAGGTCAAGTAAACCAAAGCGAAGGTGCAACAAATACTAATATAGACAAAGAAATTCTTCCAAAAGATGCGAACCCTACAAGAAAAGAAAGTCTTTCAATAAAAACAGATCTGCAAGTAGAAACGAAGCAATTGGATGGAGAAAAGCAAGAAACAAGTGATATAAATTCAGAATCAGAAATACAGCCGAAAACATCACCAAATATTACAGTTACAACAAAAGTACTTGAAAGGGAACAAGACGATAAAAGTGGAAGAAGGGAAGATGAAACAAGAATAATAACTGTTGTAGAAGAAACAGAGGACCTAGGATCACGATCAAATCATGAGAAGCAACACCAAAGATCACAAAAAGGTGAAAGTATACAAGAAGAAGGagtaaaagaagaaataacaCAACATAAAggggaaaataaaaaaactgaACAGCAAAAAGAAGATCCACAGGTCGtagatacaaaaaaaatacaaagtACACTAGAACAAAAAACTATACCAAATGCACCACAAACAGAAGAATTACTTAAGACTGAAACTagtattataaaagaaactgaagaagaaaaaggagaagaagaagatgatgaagaggaagaagaagaggaagaagaagaagaagatgatgaagaggaagaagaagaggaagaagaagaagaatcAGATGAAGAACCAGGTGAAGAATCAGACGAAAAATCGGGTGAAAAATCAGATGAAGAAGATGACGAATCAGATGAatatgaagatgaagaatCAGATGAatatgaagatgaagaatcagatgaagaagaattatataaagaacTAGAAGAATTAGATGATgaagaattatataaagaacTAGAAGAATTAGATGATgaagaattatataaagaaatagaCGAAGAATCAGATGGTGAAGAAATAGAAGATAaagaagatgaaaatgataattttgaTATGGATAGAACAGGTGAAAATGAGGATGATGCACATAAATATACAAAAGATAAGCAAATAGAAGAAGAAGACCCATCAGAATCAAAAATTACAGAAAGGGAAAACCAAGAAAATGAACAAACAGAAGAATTATCAGATCAAACAGAACAAGGTAATTCACAAGATAGTGTTACACAACAACAAAAtcaaaaagaagaaataaaaccTCCAACAAATGATAGNNNNNNNNNNNNNNNNNNNNNNNNNNNNNNNNNNNNNNNNNNNNNNNNNNNNNNNNNNNNNNNNNNNNNNNNNNNNNNNNNNNNNNNNNNNNNNNNNNNNNNNNNNNNNNNNNNNNNNNNNNNNNNNNNNNNNNNNNNNNNNNNNNNNNNNNNNNNNNNNNNNNNNNNNNNNNNNNNNNNNNNNNNNNNNNNNNNNNNNNNNNNNNNNNNNNNNNNNNNNNNNNNNNNNNNNNNNNNNNNNNNNNNNNNNNNNNNNNNNNNNNNNNNNNNNNNNNNNNNNNNNNNNNNNNNNNNNNNNNNCTAAAATTttgtaattattaaaaaaaaaaatagtcaGAAATGAAGATTTTTAATATCtgcttttatttaataattataaaattatatatgtgtaaaaaaaatgaaaatttgaTAAATAATGCTGATGGTACTACACATATAAATCCACAAAAACATAATTTAAGAAATAGGCATGCAGATAACAATCCTTCTTTAATTCAGGTTCCTAATGGATCAATAGGAAATGGAAATTTAGAAACTTCATATAATCCTAACAAGCTCGAGAAAAGTCAGGGATCTTCGAATCTTGATGAAAATTCcaaatttcaaaattttgTTGAATCTACACATGGGAAAGTTGGATCACTTAAAACTGAAAATCCCTCTGAAAATCCAAGAACAAAAGTAGATGGGGACTCAACTAACCTATCAGATAAAACTATAAGTGATTTATCAACTAACAATAGTGAATCAAAAGAACAAGAATTATGGAGAATTCCAGATGGAGAAAGTGAAGATTCAGAGGCACATGTTAATGATCTTAGTGTTATAGGTGAATCTGATGATACACAATTGGGAACAGATCATGGTGAAACAGAAATAAGTGATCCTTTAGAAAAACTCTCACCAAAATTATCATCTCCAGATGCATCAAATTTAGtacaaattattaataaaaatgacgATATTGCAAGTCAAAAATCGGAAgttgaaaataaagaaagttCAGAAGgattaaaattatcatttacATGGGATccattttcatatattagtGATGGAATTCGTACGGCAGGAAAAGCGGTTTCTTCAGGGATAGAATCCACAAcaaatttattaaagaaaatagaaGAATATATTCCAGAGGTTCAAAAACCATCAGAAGGGAGCACAGAAGTTAATGAAGAAGCAATAGATCAAAGAACACCAGAACAGACACAAAAAGAACAAGAAGAAACACCACAAACATCAGCACCAACACAAACGCCAACACAAACGCCAACACAAACACCAGCACAAACATCAACAGAACCAGAACAAACAGGGTTAGAAGAAACACCAAAAATAATAGATCCGAAGCAGTCAATAGATTCAGAGAGACAAGCAGACCCAGTAAAATCAGATCCACCAATAGAATCACCAGAAAGATCAAATTCTGCTGTTGAATCGAGGGAACATATAGAAGACACTGTTAGTGAATCTGGAAGTAATACTCATAATTCTGATGTACAACCAAATAGCGGAAAAGATGACAAAGAGAAAGATCCTAATGATGGTAGTGGTGGAGATAATAATCCAGAAATATCAGAATCGACACCTATAGATAAAAGTGATCCAGGTAATGGAAATCCGTCAGACGCTACAGGAGGTGATTCTACGAAAATAAGTGAAGCTCAGGGTGCATTGCCAAAACCAGATGTAGAAGAAGCGAATAAAAGTGAAGAGAAAATAACacttatagaaaaaataaatgatgatACATCTTatgatgaagaagaagaagaagaagaagaagaagaagaagaagaagaaagaGTGAAAGAGGAAGATACAGAAGAGGAtgataaaaaagagaaagaagAGAAAGAGAAAGATAAGAAAGAGGGAGAAGATAGAAATATAGATGAAGAAGACGAAGATGATATAGAGGAAGAAGACATAGATGAAAGAGAACCTGAATTTAGTGATAATG
This genomic interval carries:
- a CDS encoding MSP3-like protein — protein: MKIFNICFYLIIIKLYMCKKNENLINNADGTTHINPQKHNLRNRHADNNPSLIQVPNGSIGNGNLETSYNPNKLEKSQGSSNLDENSKFQNFVESTHGKVGSLKTENPSENPRTKVDGDSTNLSDKTISDLSTNNSESKEQELWRIPDGESEDSEAHVNDLSVIGESDDTQLGTDHGETEISDPLEKLSPKLSSPDASNLVQIINKNDDIASQKSEVENKESSEGLKLSFTWDPFSYISDGIRTAGKAVSSGIESTTNLLKKIEEYIPEVQKPSEGSTEVNEEAIDQRTPEQTQKEQEETPQTSAPTQTPTQTPTQTPAQTSTEPEQTGLEETPKIIDPKQSIDSERQADPVKSDPPIESPERSNSAVESREHIEDTVSESGSNTHNSDVQPNSGKDDKEKDPNDGSGGDNNPEISESTPIDKSDPGNGNPSDATGGDSTKISEAQGALPKPDVEEANKSEEKITLIEKINDDTSYDEEEEEEEEEEEEEERVKEEDTEEDDKKEKEEKEKDKKEGEDRNIDEEDEDDIEEEDIDEREPEFSDNEIVKDISEREPEVSDDEIEEEINDDDEKNEQKEEEESESMITKREIQENGQSKELSDQTKQGNSQDSVTQQQNQKEEIKPPTNDSSAHKLLIEDFKEDNKVKKEAENKVKTFINLIDDSSVAGTLKDLKNDIYQIFINN
- a CDS encoding MSP3-like protein; this translates as MKVFNICFYLLILKLYMCQKNENLINNSDSTTYINPQKHNLRNGYADNNPLIQVLNESIRNGNLQTLHNPNKLEKSQGPSNLDENFKFQDFVEFTQGQDDTLDSEDPSEDLVIKRDGELTIQTVRTTHVSDSRDSKAEEQKLGESSVEGKEKSQDLTISSMLESLGLDSSESLVSKGIESIAGVANTLVSLIPKVPETVDETQTLNRSDCVTNSVSLDSGGPVSEETVASSLSLDNKTVTEGTNAQGNMPGVTNSGREVAAGSPDETEHKESAILTKEDKTGRTESPQSRDAERDVSGEDPSHLGRKEVDDALDAHRKEDQGKLDTDVLTNQQETSPSSAQSQQESQQLQPEQAKEQSQPKPQELHQNITEVESGGASVSHSNGKGQPPTGSRDTKLEDSAEKDRRTEAFSKGGNGENDAEILQVNTIPLESNIQASQRDPQSASQDTLNLENVTVNQNPVVEKVGDSQGEGSNPQLNPQQSVSEKSKELEHSQGQKISLELAEEMVSRGQVNQSEGATNTNIDKEILPKDANPTRKESLSIKTDLQVETKQLDGEKQETSDINSESEIQPKTSPNITVTTKVLEREQDDKSGRREDETRIITVVEETEDLGSRSNHEKQHQRSQKGESIQEEGVKEEITQHKGENKKTEQQKEDPQVVDTKKIQSTLEQKTIPNAPQTEELLKTETSIIKETEEEKGEEEDDEEEEEEEEEEEDDEEEEEEEEEEESDEEPGEESDEKSGEKSDEEDDESDEYEDEESDEYEDEESDEEELYKELEELDDEELYKELEELDDEELYKEIDEESDGEEIEDKEDENDNFDMDRTGENEDDAHKYTKDKQIEEEDPSESKITERENQENEQTEELSDQTEQGNSQDSVTQQQNQKEEIKPPTND